The following are encoded in a window of Castanea sativa cultivar Marrone di Chiusa Pesio chromosome 5, ASM4071231v1 genomic DNA:
- the LOC142634674 gene encoding uncharacterized protein LOC142634674, translated as MGGFAAYSSPSPLASEDESDDGSGSDDVDEDNGASSPNDDEMFPYTNFGIGDVVVGTTPVTTLREQSHPLQTVKYLLTVSLVKEGAYALNRAGFTASESLEHSPTDFKSLIIRNILMDAGLERENTQDNLPPPSITVVDNHELPKPVLPSKKKSNWLECLRYQGNWIEETRGSLMVVATVITTITFQPAVSPPGGVWQTNVTEVSKGFGCGPSNVCLAGTSVEGSRNSNFFYHFFMFCNTLSFTASLFVIFLSISGFSLKNKFGMGFLTFAIWTTITSLALAYMSAVILVLPSKSSRALRLYEVFMTVWSLIIMMVVVLLIHIIRFLSCLVKKIRKLIIQKQRC; from the exons atgggtggttttgctgcTTACTCTTCTCCATCTCCACTGGCGTCAGAGGATGAGAGTGATGATGGCTCTGGTAgtgatgatgttgatgaggaCAATGGTGCTAGCTCACCCAATGatgacgagat GTTTCCTtatactaactttggcatcggagacgtTGTGGTAGGCACTACACCAGTTACCACTCTAAGGGAGCAATCTCATCCTCTTCAG ACAGTAAAATATTTGCTTACAGTGTCTTTAGTGAAAGAAGGAGCATATGCCTTGAACCGAGCGGGTTTTACAGCTTCAGAATCCTTAGAGCATAGTCCAACAGATTTCAAAAGCCTCATTATTCGAAACATTTTAATGGATGCTGGTCTTGAAAGAGAAAATACACAGGATAatctcccaccaccatcaataACTGTAGTTGATAACCATGAATTACCAAAACCAGTACTACCAAGCAAAAAGAAGAGCAACTGGTTAGAGTGCTTAAGATACCAAGGTAATTGGATAGAAGAGACACGCGGTTCATTAATGGTGGTGGCTACGGTAATCACAACTATCACTTTCCAACCTGCAGTCAGCCCCCCAGGCGGAGTTTGGCAAACAAATGTAACTGAAGTTAGTAAAGGTTTTGGATGCGGCCCCTCTAATGTATGTTTGGCTGGAACCTCAGTGGAAGGCTCTCGGAATTCTAATTTCTTCTAccacttttttatgttttgcaaCACCCTTTCTTTCACTGCATCTCTATTTGTCATCTTTTTGTCTATTAGTGGATTCTCTCTCAAGAATAAGTTTGGCATGGGGTTCTTGACATTTGCCATATGGACCACTATCACATCCTTAGCCCTTGCCTATATGAGTGCAGTGATCCTAGTGTTACCATCGAAATCTTCTAGAGCATTACGACTATATGAAGTTTTTATGACAGTTTGGAGTTTGATTATCATGATGGTTGTGGTTCTTTTAATTCACATAATTCGCTTTCTCTCTTGCCTTGTAAAGAAGATACGAAAGTTAATCATTCAAAAGCAAAGGTGTTAA